The following are encoded together in the Mycolicibacterium arabiense genome:
- a CDS encoding purine-cytosine permease family protein produces MAVAEPTTDGTYRDRIVAVEPGGNEFIAEADRHGKPRQLFWTWTSPNLEFATIFVGMLAVLAFGMTFWQAVAGIVIGTGLGAAAHYFLSARGPLHGVPQMVLGRMAFGFRGNAVPSVLMSITAGVGWFATNSVSGAFALSTLFGIGPLVALIVIVLLQTGFAFFGHNLVQAFERWSFPFLAVIFVVASVAIFAHADFTTPVAAEGVGGMGGFLLTVGTSFGYAAGWTPYAADYTRYLPSTVSTARTGLFASSGLFLSCVVLEVVGAASVTTGEASLADPTGSFTSELASPLANATLLAIAVGAIAANSINIYSGAMAFVTIGIKLPAHIARALVTVFFGVAGFLVAWWALPDAAHSYEAFLLIIAYWIGPWLGVVFADQYLRRNQPIAEFLYDRSYTNWNGLLSFVIGLVASVLLFANQEKLVGLVTRAVPQLGDVTFFVGFLLAGGCYLLLCKSKIARERDAAPVTR; encoded by the coding sequence ATGGCAGTCGCTGAGCCCACCACCGATGGCACCTATCGCGACCGGATCGTCGCCGTCGAACCCGGCGGGAACGAGTTCATCGCCGAAGCAGACCGGCACGGCAAGCCGCGCCAACTGTTCTGGACCTGGACGTCACCGAACCTCGAGTTCGCGACGATCTTCGTGGGCATGCTCGCGGTGCTCGCCTTCGGAATGACGTTCTGGCAGGCGGTCGCTGGGATCGTGATCGGCACGGGGCTCGGCGCCGCCGCGCACTACTTCCTGTCCGCGCGCGGTCCGCTGCACGGGGTGCCGCAGATGGTGCTGGGCCGCATGGCCTTCGGCTTCCGGGGCAACGCCGTGCCGTCGGTGCTGATGTCGATCACTGCCGGTGTGGGCTGGTTTGCCACCAACAGCGTCAGCGGCGCGTTCGCGCTCTCGACGTTGTTCGGCATCGGCCCGTTGGTCGCACTCATCGTGATCGTGCTGCTGCAAACGGGTTTCGCGTTCTTCGGTCACAACCTGGTGCAGGCCTTCGAGCGGTGGTCGTTCCCGTTCCTGGCGGTCATCTTCGTCGTCGCGTCGGTGGCGATCTTCGCCCACGCCGACTTCACCACGCCCGTGGCGGCCGAAGGCGTCGGCGGTATGGGCGGCTTCCTGCTCACCGTGGGGACGTCGTTCGGGTATGCCGCAGGCTGGACGCCGTACGCGGCCGACTACACCAGGTACCTGCCGTCGACGGTGTCCACCGCGCGCACCGGATTGTTCGCGTCGTCGGGCCTGTTCCTGTCCTGCGTGGTGCTCGAGGTCGTCGGCGCGGCATCGGTGACCACCGGCGAGGCGTCGCTGGCCGATCCCACCGGTTCGTTCACCTCCGAGCTGGCCTCACCGCTGGCCAACGCAACGCTGCTGGCGATCGCCGTGGGCGCCATCGCCGCGAACTCGATCAACATCTATTCCGGCGCAATGGCTTTCGTGACGATCGGGATCAAGTTGCCCGCGCACATCGCCCGGGCACTGGTGACCGTGTTCTTCGGAGTGGCCGGCTTCCTGGTGGCGTGGTGGGCGCTGCCCGACGCCGCGCACAGCTACGAGGCGTTCCTGCTCATCATCGCCTACTGGATCGGGCCGTGGCTGGGCGTGGTGTTCGCCGACCAGTACCTGCGCCGCAACCAACCGATCGCGGAGTTCCTCTACGACCGCTCGTACACGAACTGGAACGGCCTGCTGTCCTTCGTCATCGGCCTCGTCGCGTCGGTGCTGCTATTCGCCAATCAGGAGAAGCTGGTCGGCCTGGTCACCCGGGCGGTGCCCCAACTGGGCGACGTCACGTTCTTCGTGGGCTTCCTGTTGGCGGGCGGCTGCTACCTACTGCTGTGCAAGTCGAAGATCGCCAGGGAACGCGACGCGGCGCCGGTGACGCGGTGA
- a CDS encoding nucleoside deaminase, which produces MTPEQMLDVAVEEARQGLAEGGIPIGAALFSADGTVLGRGHNRRVQQDDPSVHAETDAFRAAGRQRNYRSTVMVTTLSPCWYCSGLVRQFNIGALIVGESTTFHGGHDWLAEHGVSVTVLDDERCVEMMTDFIAARPDLWAEDIGE; this is translated from the coding sequence GTGACACCGGAGCAGATGCTCGACGTCGCCGTCGAGGAGGCACGGCAGGGCCTGGCGGAGGGCGGGATCCCGATCGGGGCGGCGCTGTTCTCCGCCGACGGCACGGTGCTCGGCCGCGGCCACAACAGGCGCGTGCAGCAGGACGACCCGTCGGTGCACGCCGAGACGGACGCGTTCCGCGCCGCGGGCAGACAACGCAACTACCGCTCCACCGTGATGGTCACGACGCTGTCGCCGTGCTGGTACTGCAGCGGGCTGGTGCGGCAGTTCAACATTGGCGCGCTGATCGTGGGGGAGTCGACGACCTTCCACGGCGGACACGACTGGCTCGCCGAGCACGGCGTATCGGTCACGGTGCTCGACGACGAGCGGTGCGTGGAGATGATGACCGACTTCATCGCCGCGCGCCCCGATCTGTGGGCGGAGGACATCGGTGAGTGA
- a CDS encoding isopenicillin N synthase family dioxygenase: protein MSAIATIDLSRWRAGGADADAVADEVDAGLQRAGFILVTGHGVDPGLTAAVRAASRSFFAQPEHVKARYSVPVGGHGWIGPGAEANGYAEGTETPPDLKESFSLGAETATGDPDVDRIWFAPNAWPVEVPSLQPLVDEYTAAMRRVSDELLALFSHALGLPDNPWLALADQPTWTMNINHYPPVSVVGQPEPGQFRIGPHTDFGTVTVLDREPGAGGLQVFSDDGGWADAPYDPAALTVNIGDLLEYWSGRRWPSGRHRVLPPQPEAPEEDLVSLIYFYEANHDALVRPLDPPVGRVAGLDPVTSADFIKERLDAITVG, encoded by the coding sequence ATGAGTGCGATTGCGACCATCGACCTGTCGCGCTGGCGCGCCGGCGGTGCCGACGCCGATGCGGTGGCTGACGAGGTGGACGCCGGGCTGCAGCGGGCGGGGTTCATCCTCGTCACCGGCCACGGCGTCGACCCGGGCCTGACGGCGGCGGTGCGGGCGGCCAGCCGCTCGTTCTTCGCCCAACCCGAGCACGTCAAGGCGCGCTATTCGGTGCCGGTCGGCGGTCACGGATGGATCGGGCCCGGCGCCGAGGCCAACGGCTACGCCGAGGGAACCGAGACGCCACCGGACCTCAAGGAGAGTTTCAGCCTCGGCGCCGAGACGGCTACCGGCGACCCGGACGTCGACCGAATCTGGTTCGCGCCCAACGCATGGCCTGTGGAGGTGCCGTCGCTGCAGCCGCTGGTCGACGAGTACACCGCGGCCATGCGCAGGGTCTCCGACGAATTGCTCGCCCTCTTCTCCCACGCCCTCGGGTTGCCCGACAATCCGTGGCTGGCGTTGGCGGATCAGCCGACGTGGACGATGAACATCAACCACTACCCGCCCGTGAGCGTGGTCGGCCAACCCGAGCCCGGCCAGTTCCGCATCGGGCCGCACACCGACTTCGGAACGGTGACCGTACTCGATCGCGAGCCGGGAGCCGGTGGGCTGCAGGTGTTCTCCGACGACGGCGGCTGGGCCGACGCACCGTACGACCCCGCGGCGCTCACCGTGAACATCGGCGACCTGCTCGAGTACTGGAGTGGCAGGCGGTGGCCCTCGGGTCGCCACCGGGTGCTGCCGCCGCAACCGGAGGCGCCGGAGGAGGACCTGGTGTCGCTCATCTACTTCTACGAGGCCAACCACGACGCGCTGGTCCGCCCGCTCGATCCGCCGGTCGGCCGCGTCGCCGGGCTCGATCCAGTCACGTCGGCGGACTTCATCAAGGAACGGCTCGACGCCATCACGGTGGGATAA
- a CDS encoding ribose-5-phosphate isomerase → MRVYLGGDHAGFELKQAILEHLSASGHEPIDCGAFAYDAQDDYPAFCIAAAEKTVADPGSLGIVLGGSGNGEQIAANKVPGARCALAWSVETAQLARQHNNAQLIGIGGRMHTVEEALAIVDAFLAAAWSEEPRHQRRIDILAEYETSHVAPPVPGVSA, encoded by the coding sequence ATGCGCGTCTACCTCGGCGGCGACCACGCCGGATTCGAACTCAAGCAGGCGATCCTCGAGCACCTGTCGGCGAGCGGCCACGAGCCGATCGACTGCGGTGCCTTCGCCTACGACGCGCAGGACGACTATCCCGCGTTCTGCATCGCCGCCGCGGAGAAGACCGTGGCCGATCCCGGCAGCCTGGGCATCGTGCTCGGCGGCTCGGGCAATGGCGAGCAGATCGCCGCCAACAAGGTGCCCGGCGCACGGTGCGCGCTGGCGTGGAGCGTCGAGACCGCTCAGCTCGCCCGCCAGCACAACAACGCCCAGCTGATCGGCATCGGTGGCCGCATGCACACGGTCGAGGAAGCGCTCGCCATCGTCGACGCGTTCCTCGCCGCGGCGTGGTCGGAGGAGCCGCGGCATCAGCGCCGCATCGACATCCTGGCCGAATACGAGACGTCGCACGTCGCACCCCCGGTGCCCGGCGTCTCCGCCTGA
- a CDS encoding Fpg/Nei family DNA glycosylase, with amino-acid sequence MPEGHTLHRLARLHQQRFAGAPVEVSSPQGRFAEGAAAVNGRVLRKASAWGKHLFHDYEGGLIVHVHLGLYGKFTERPVPMPAPVGQVRMRMVGAEYGTDLRGPTACEILHRAEVDEIIARLGPDPLRRNPDAAKAWTRISKSRRPIGALLMDQSVIAGVGNVYRNELLYRHLIDPHRPGTHIGEDEFDAAWTDLVKLMKVGVSRGKIITIRKADDKGQPSYRPGRPRSYVYRRAGDACRVCGDTIRTEVMEGRNLFWCPTCQV; translated from the coding sequence ATGCCCGAGGGCCACACGCTGCACCGGCTGGCCCGGCTGCACCAGCAGAGATTCGCAGGCGCGCCCGTCGAGGTGTCCAGCCCGCAGGGCCGTTTCGCCGAGGGTGCCGCCGCAGTGAACGGGCGGGTGCTGCGCAAGGCGAGTGCCTGGGGCAAGCACCTGTTTCACGACTACGAGGGCGGCCTGATCGTCCACGTCCACCTCGGGCTGTACGGGAAGTTCACTGAGCGTCCCGTCCCGATGCCCGCACCGGTGGGCCAGGTGCGGATGCGCATGGTCGGTGCGGAGTACGGCACCGATTTGCGCGGGCCGACGGCGTGCGAGATCCTGCACCGCGCCGAGGTCGACGAGATCATCGCCCGGCTCGGCCCCGACCCGTTGCGCCGCAACCCCGACGCGGCGAAGGCGTGGACGCGAATCAGCAAGTCTCGCCGACCCATCGGTGCGCTGCTGATGGATCAGTCGGTGATCGCGGGCGTCGGCAACGTGTACCGCAACGAGCTGCTGTACCGCCATCTCATCGACCCGCACCGGCCCGGCACCCACATCGGCGAAGACGAGTTCGACGCCGCGTGGACCGACCTGGTCAAGTTGATGAAGGTCGGCGTCAGCCGCGGCAAGATCATCACGATCCGCAAGGCCGACGACAAGGGGCAGCCGTCGTACCGGCCCGGGCGTCCGCGGTCGTACGTCTACCGGCGTGCCGGCGACGCGTGCCGCGTCTGCGGGGACACCATCCGCACCGAGGTGATGGAGGGCCGCAACCTGTTCTGGTGTCCCACCTGTCAGGTGTGA
- a CDS encoding cation:proton antiporter produces the protein MELILVVVGAIVVTAIAHRRGLEPALIIVVVGIAVSFLPGFEAPELDSHILLTVVLPPLLYSAALNFSFPTFLRNIRPILGLGVGLVVITAFVVAAVSSWLVVVPLTFATALVLGAIVAPPDAVTAVAVGRKLGLPKRVMAILTGESLINDAAALTLFSIAVAQVAGSHTFIENPFLLFGYSATVGPIVGGVLGVVTLWIRKRLANPGLETVQGLVVPFAAFIAAEELHASGVLAVVVAGFVVGSGTLGAGYQTRLQERYVWNSVDVLLEAFVFAYIGLHLRFVLEDLHEARESLAEVAVASAIVLLIVLVIRPLSVFAIFGRNKLSSHVERRLSVPAPDGGGRRASGTRQRERAPGRWRSRIDRRHLSWQENVVVSWTGMRGVVTLAAAAAIPATTVSGEPFPERATIQAIAFVVSVGTLLIQGWSLPALIRRLRLSRFSDDHAADRGEELKAERVVHDAADEVLAAFRADPPAGLDPRVLEEIRAAIARQSEDVDEMPDPEAPTKRAKVFSALYRDVLAAQREALITERDEGRIEDEAVRAMLERLDLQEAGVSARLESRF, from the coding sequence GTGGAACTGATCCTCGTCGTCGTCGGCGCCATCGTCGTGACCGCCATCGCCCATCGCCGCGGCCTGGAACCCGCGCTGATCATCGTGGTGGTGGGCATCGCGGTGTCGTTCCTGCCCGGATTCGAGGCGCCCGAACTCGATTCGCACATCCTGCTGACGGTGGTGTTGCCGCCGCTGCTCTACTCGGCGGCGCTCAACTTCTCGTTCCCGACCTTCCTGCGCAACATCCGGCCCATCTTGGGGCTTGGCGTCGGCCTGGTCGTCATCACCGCGTTCGTCGTGGCCGCGGTGTCGTCGTGGCTGGTGGTCGTGCCGCTGACGTTCGCGACGGCGCTGGTCCTCGGCGCGATCGTGGCGCCGCCGGATGCGGTGACGGCGGTGGCGGTGGGCCGCAAGCTGGGCCTGCCCAAGCGGGTGATGGCGATCCTCACCGGCGAGAGCCTGATCAACGACGCCGCCGCGCTCACGCTGTTCTCGATCGCCGTCGCGCAGGTGGCAGGCAGTCACACGTTCATCGAGAACCCGTTCCTGCTGTTCGGCTACAGCGCCACCGTCGGTCCCATCGTCGGCGGCGTGCTCGGCGTCGTGACGCTGTGGATCCGCAAGCGGCTGGCCAACCCGGGGCTGGAGACGGTCCAGGGTCTCGTCGTCCCGTTCGCGGCGTTCATCGCCGCCGAGGAATTGCACGCCTCCGGGGTGCTCGCCGTCGTCGTCGCCGGGTTCGTGGTCGGCAGCGGCACACTCGGCGCCGGCTACCAGACCCGGTTGCAGGAGCGCTACGTCTGGAATTCGGTCGACGTGCTGCTCGAGGCGTTCGTGTTCGCCTACATCGGACTGCACCTGCGGTTCGTCCTCGAGGACCTGCACGAGGCTCGCGAATCGCTCGCCGAGGTCGCCGTCGCGTCGGCCATCGTGCTGCTGATCGTGCTCGTGATCCGGCCGCTGTCGGTGTTCGCGATCTTCGGTCGCAACAAGTTGTCCAGTCACGTCGAGCGGCGGCTCAGCGTGCCCGCACCGGACGGGGGCGGCCGCCGCGCCTCGGGCACGCGGCAGCGGGAGCGCGCGCCGGGCAGGTGGCGGTCGCGTATCGACCGGCGCCATCTGTCGTGGCAGGAGAACGTCGTGGTGTCGTGGACGGGGATGCGCGGCGTGGTGACGCTGGCGGCCGCCGCGGCGATCCCCGCGACGACGGTCAGCGGTGAGCCGTTCCCCGAGCGGGCGACGATCCAGGCGATCGCCTTCGTGGTCAGCGTGGGCACGCTGCTGATCCAGGGGTGGTCGCTGCCTGCCCTGATCCGGCGGCTACGGCTGTCGCGGTTCTCCGACGACCACGCCGCCGACCGCGGGGAGGAACTGAAGGCCGAACGCGTGGTCCACGACGCCGCCGACGAGGTGCTCGCGGCGTTCCGCGCCGACCCGCCGGCGGGCCTGGACCCGCGCGTGCTGGAGGAGATCCGTGCCGCGATCGCCCGGCAGTCCGAGGACGTCGACGAGATGCCGGACCCGGAGGCGCCCACCAAACGGGCCAAGGTCTTCTCCGCGCTCTACCGCGACGTGCTCGCCGCGCAACGGGAGGCGCTGATCACCGAGCGCGACGAGGGCCGCATCGAAGACGAGGCCGTGCGCGCGATGTTGGAGCGCCTCGACCTGCAGGAGGCAGGTGTTTCAGCGCGTCTGGAGAGTCGGTTCTGA
- a CDS encoding DUF1542 domain-containing protein: MESFLLLLIVLVVVAIGVAVYSTNKATGARNANTLADAKADARRLIERLGGQVLNLSGSDEASKQAMADASERYNAAASQIDQATTVKQAQLAKESAVEGLYYVRAARVAMGMDPGPELESLSGQKSAGTVTEDRRVEFEGREIEASPAPSQRTPNYYPGGRVAGRPVPAGWYSEPWWKPALVAGAWGVGSALLFTSLFSGMGGVGYDAQAFENGYGEGFQDGADQGALDGGGDAGGDGGWDGGGGDGGWGGDGGGWGGDGGGLGDFGGGDFGF, encoded by the coding sequence ATGGAAAGCTTCCTGCTTCTACTCATCGTGCTGGTCGTGGTCGCCATCGGCGTGGCGGTCTACAGCACGAACAAGGCGACCGGCGCTCGCAACGCCAACACGCTGGCCGACGCGAAGGCCGACGCCCGGCGACTGATCGAGCGCCTCGGCGGGCAGGTACTCAACCTCAGCGGCAGCGACGAGGCGTCGAAGCAGGCCATGGCCGACGCCTCCGAGCGCTACAACGCCGCGGCGTCGCAGATCGACCAGGCCACCACGGTCAAGCAGGCGCAGCTGGCCAAGGAGAGCGCCGTCGAAGGGCTCTACTACGTGCGCGCCGCCCGCGTGGCGATGGGCATGGACCCGGGACCGGAACTCGAATCGCTGTCGGGCCAGAAGTCGGCGGGCACCGTGACCGAAGACCGTCGGGTCGAGTTCGAGGGCCGAGAGATCGAGGCCTCCCCCGCGCCCTCGCAGCGCACACCCAACTACTACCCGGGTGGCCGCGTCGCCGGACGCCCGGTTCCCGCGGGCTGGTACTCGGAGCCGTGGTGGAAGCCCGCGCTGGTGGCCGGGGCCTGGGGCGTGGGCTCGGCGCTGCTGTTCACGTCGTTGTTCTCCGGGATGGGCGGCGTCGGCTACGACGCGCAGGCATTCGAGAACGGCTACGGCGAGGGATTCCAGGACGGCGCGGACCAGGGCGCGCTCGACGGCGGCGGTGACGCAGGCGGCGACGGTGGCTGGGACGGCGGCGGTGGCGACGGCGGCTGGGGTGGTGACGGCGGCGGCTGGGGCGGCGACGGTGGCGGCCTCGGCGACTTCGGTGGCGGCGACTTCGGCTTCTGA
- a CDS encoding DMT family transporter yields MTSALAVFGIGVLAAASFGIADFFGARASKNLGPVTAVFFVQSTGTLAYALWYVLFTDGMPAMAPSGWAYAVGGGVLMGAGMCTLYLAFDIGPVSLASPLSAAYPLVTTVVGVAFFHAELSVAECIAIAVIVVGIMAAAGLFNVDRTERKLSTGPALALLTTALWGFGYPLVGQAIDQSGWQTVTLIQFVTMVPVIGFVLVTRRRRELVTRTLVLETLRNPYVLAAGVLQMLAVLAINVGFGLGQASGTLVVATSAAYPVITMLLALRHFEEHASKIALAGAGLSIAGVLALHAL; encoded by the coding sequence GTGACGAGCGCCCTGGCGGTATTCGGCATCGGCGTCCTCGCCGCCGCCAGCTTCGGCATCGCCGACTTCTTCGGCGCCCGCGCGTCGAAGAACCTCGGCCCCGTCACCGCCGTGTTCTTCGTGCAGTCGACCGGGACGCTCGCCTATGCCCTCTGGTACGTCCTGTTCACCGACGGCATGCCCGCGATGGCGCCGTCGGGATGGGCGTACGCCGTGGGCGGCGGGGTACTGATGGGCGCGGGCATGTGCACGCTCTACCTCGCCTTCGACATCGGCCCCGTCAGCCTGGCCAGCCCGTTGAGCGCCGCCTATCCCTTGGTCACCACGGTGGTGGGCGTGGCGTTCTTCCACGCCGAACTCAGCGTGGCCGAATGCATCGCGATCGCCGTCATCGTCGTGGGGATCATGGCCGCCGCCGGGCTGTTCAACGTCGACCGGACCGAGCGCAAGCTGAGCACGGGCCCGGCGCTGGCTCTGCTCACCACGGCGCTGTGGGGGTTCGGCTACCCGCTGGTGGGTCAGGCCATCGACCAATCCGGTTGGCAGACGGTCACTTTGATCCAGTTCGTCACGATGGTTCCGGTCATCGGCTTCGTGCTGGTGACCCGGCGGCGACGCGAGTTGGTGACCCGAACGCTGGTGCTCGAGACGCTGCGCAACCCGTACGTCCTGGCGGCCGGGGTGCTGCAGATGCTAGCGGTCCTGGCGATCAACGTCGGGTTCGGTCTCGGCCAGGCCTCGGGGACCCTGGTGGTGGCGACCTCGGCTGCCTACCCCGTCATCACCATGCTGTTGGCGCTGCGCCACTTCGAGGAACACGCCTCGAAGATCGCACTGGCGGGCGCCGGGCTGAGCATCGCGGGCGTACTCGCGCTGCACGCTCTCTGA
- a CDS encoding helix-turn-helix transcriptional regulator, whose translation MLDHWPLIGRDGDVEEVVGLVTGGYCRGVALGGKAGVGKSRLARTVAQAATHTGWTVRRVAATATSRSIPLGAFAQWVDDLDGPPPAMARRVVGSMTAGTEVGRLLVFVDDAHLLDDLSALVLHLLVHAENATVLLTVRTGEAIPDAVSALWKDGLVEHRVLSPLSRPDSEELLKAALGARLNPRSADRLWRLARGNVLFLRQLVEMEVRADRMIARDGAIEWAQDAVVPATLLELVDGQIGSIPARVRDVVDFVAISEPVDWHCLRMLADQAAIEEAEQRELIRTGDGLVYVGHPLYADVRRTRCGPSRLRRLRGEVAMAMKDGGSATQVMNRGMLWLDSDLPPEPDVLSAAAAAATSLMDFDSAERLLAAAVQVDGGAPARVRRAYNLLMVQQGERAAAVLDTIEAGEVPPSVFLNDVVLRAANLLWWERSPAESMRVLDEALAMDDQPHRDALLVFRALQLVLGAKPFEALEGIAGIDLGGLDDFGATIGLSVRCLASAELGRSADAAAAAASCAAVVQSSEQAKLLSLLLTDYQTFALAAAGYVAEGVEVAQARLRADEAQPASTRAVMSELAGGAALAAGDLDAALRHLSVRTEDIAAESNTFHLAVSAHRYYLRRAQVLARRGDPEGAEAAIEAARPHRHPAYVNLTPVDTLTAALIAGARDRVTEARRLACAAADFARRHDSWAREVWCLQTAVQFGDIGHADRLAELATMVEGPRAAVAAHHAEALGRDDAVGLDRVSQEFEAMGDLLAAADAVAQAAVSHRRAGRIGSAMTAEARMRRLVERCGGATSPAIVAATPAATAFSNREREIAALVEQGLSNREIAAAVSLSVRTIEGHILRASAKAGVTGRAGLAAVVRAMRG comes from the coding sequence GTGCTCGATCACTGGCCGCTGATCGGGCGAGATGGCGACGTCGAAGAAGTGGTCGGGCTGGTCACCGGCGGGTACTGCCGAGGAGTGGCGCTCGGCGGCAAGGCCGGAGTCGGCAAATCCCGACTGGCCCGCACCGTCGCCCAGGCCGCTACCCACACCGGGTGGACCGTGCGCCGGGTCGCCGCCACCGCCACCAGTCGCTCGATACCCCTCGGCGCCTTCGCCCAGTGGGTCGACGACCTCGATGGCCCACCACCGGCGATGGCGCGCAGGGTGGTCGGCTCGATGACCGCCGGGACCGAGGTCGGCCGCCTGCTCGTCTTCGTCGACGACGCGCACCTGCTCGACGACCTGTCCGCGCTCGTCCTGCACCTGCTGGTGCACGCGGAGAACGCGACGGTGCTCTTGACCGTCCGCACGGGCGAGGCGATTCCGGATGCGGTGTCGGCGTTGTGGAAGGACGGCCTCGTCGAGCATCGGGTGCTCTCGCCGCTGTCCCGACCCGACAGCGAGGAGCTGCTCAAGGCGGCGCTGGGGGCACGGCTGAATCCGCGGAGCGCCGACCGGTTGTGGCGACTCGCCCGTGGGAACGTGCTGTTCCTGCGTCAGCTGGTCGAGATGGAGGTGCGCGCGGACAGGATGATTGCCCGCGACGGCGCAATCGAGTGGGCCCAGGACGCCGTCGTGCCGGCGACTCTGCTGGAACTCGTCGACGGCCAGATCGGCTCGATCCCCGCGCGCGTCCGCGACGTCGTCGACTTCGTCGCCATTTCCGAACCCGTCGACTGGCACTGTCTACGGATGCTCGCCGACCAGGCGGCGATCGAAGAGGCCGAGCAGCGTGAGCTGATTCGCACCGGGGACGGATTGGTCTACGTCGGCCATCCGCTCTACGCCGATGTGCGTCGCACCCGTTGCGGGCCGTCGCGGCTGCGACGGCTGCGCGGTGAAGTCGCCATGGCGATGAAGGACGGCGGCAGTGCGACGCAGGTCATGAATCGGGGAATGCTGTGGCTGGACTCCGATCTGCCACCCGAGCCGGACGTGCTGTCCGCGGCGGCTGCGGCGGCCACCTCCCTCATGGACTTCGATTCCGCTGAGCGGCTCCTCGCGGCGGCGGTGCAGGTCGACGGCGGCGCTCCAGCACGCGTTCGACGGGCCTACAACTTGCTGATGGTGCAGCAGGGCGAGCGGGCGGCGGCGGTGTTGGACACGATCGAGGCCGGCGAGGTGCCCCCGTCGGTGTTCCTCAATGACGTGGTGTTGCGCGCGGCCAACCTGCTGTGGTGGGAGCGATCACCCGCGGAGTCGATGCGCGTGCTGGACGAGGCCCTGGCGATGGACGATCAGCCGCACCGTGATGCGCTGCTGGTGTTCCGCGCGCTGCAACTGGTGCTGGGCGCCAAGCCGTTCGAAGCGCTCGAGGGCATCGCCGGCATCGACCTCGGCGGTCTGGACGACTTCGGCGCGACGATCGGGCTGAGCGTCCGATGTCTCGCGTCCGCTGAGCTGGGGCGCTCCGCTGATGCGGCCGCGGCGGCCGCGTCGTGCGCCGCGGTCGTGCAGTCCAGCGAGCAGGCCAAGCTGCTGAGTCTGCTGCTGACCGACTATCAGACTTTCGCCCTGGCCGCCGCGGGGTACGTTGCCGAGGGCGTCGAGGTGGCGCAAGCGCGACTGCGAGCCGACGAGGCCCAGCCCGCCTCCACGAGAGCAGTCATGTCCGAGCTGGCGGGCGGCGCGGCGTTGGCTGCCGGCGACCTCGACGCCGCGCTGCGTCATCTGTCGGTGCGCACCGAAGACATTGCCGCGGAGTCGAATACGTTTCACCTGGCCGTCAGCGCCCACCGGTACTACCTGCGCCGGGCCCAGGTGTTGGCCCGCCGGGGCGATCCGGAGGGCGCCGAGGCGGCGATCGAGGCCGCCCGCCCGCACCGGCATCCCGCGTACGTCAACCTGACCCCGGTCGACACGCTCACCGCCGCCTTGATCGCCGGGGCGCGCGATCGAGTCACCGAGGCACGCCGGTTGGCCTGTGCCGCAGCGGACTTCGCGCGCCGCCACGACTCGTGGGCCCGGGAGGTGTGGTGCTTGCAGACCGCCGTGCAGTTCGGCGACATCGGCCACGCCGACCGGCTCGCCGAGTTGGCGACCATGGTCGAGGGTCCGCGGGCCGCGGTCGCCGCTCACCACGCGGAGGCGCTGGGCCGCGACGACGCGGTCGGCCTGGATCGCGTCTCCCAGGAGTTCGAGGCGATGGGCGACCTGCTGGCCGCCGCCGACGCGGTCGCCCAGGCCGCGGTGTCGCACCGGCGCGCGGGTCGGATCGGTAGCGCGATGACGGCCGAGGCGCGGATGCGTCGGCTAGTCGAGAGATGCGGCGGGGCAACGAGTCCGGCGATCGTGGCCGCGACTCCGGCGGCCACGGCGTTCTCGAATCGGGAACGCGAGATCGCGGCGCTGGTGGAGCAAGGTCTGTCCAACCGGGAGATCGCCGCGGCGGTGTCGTTGTCGGTGCGCACGATCGAAGGACACATCCTGCGTGCCAGCGCCAAGGCCGGCGTAACGGGTCGGGCCGGACTCGCGGCGGTGGTGCGCGCGATGCGCGGCTGA